GGCCAGTGACGGTCACCGACCGCGGCCGCCCAGTAGCCCAGATCGTCCCCATCCGTCCCGACGAAACTCCCCGCGAGCGGCTCCTTCGCGAGGGCAAACTCCGGCCCGCCACGGGGCCATTCCGGCTCCCTAAGGTTCTAGGCAAGCTGCCCGAAGGCATGACAATCGAGCAGCTTCTGGCTGAAGACCGGGAGGAGATCGACCTCGATGCTCTACGTTGACACATCGTGTATGGCTCTTCTCCTCCTTGGGCAGGATGGGGCTGGCAAGGTTGAGAACCTACTGGAGCAAGGGGACCGTTGGCATTCAGTGAATTCCTCGGTTCTGCTGGAGATCGAACTCATCCGCGTGGCGCGCCGCACACGCACTCCAGTGGAGAGTGCGCGGACGCTCTTGACCAACATAGAACTGCTGGAGATCTCCCGCGAGGTGGTCGATGGCGCCTGTGCGCTGACCGGGGAACTGAAGTCCCTCGACGCGATTCACCTGGCCAGTGCCCTGATCCTGCACAGCGACG
The sequence above is drawn from the Arachnia rubra genome and encodes:
- a CDS encoding type II toxin-antitoxin system Phd/YefM family antitoxin codes for the protein MNAQPADIPTPYPDSVSLRELNQRSGRIIAQVTESGRPVTVTDRGRPVAQIVPIRPDETPRERLLREGKLRPATGPFRLPKVLGKLPEGMTIEQLLAEDREEIDLDALR
- a CDS encoding PIN domain-containing protein translates to MALLLLGQDGAGKVENLLEQGDRWHSVNSSVLLEIELIRVARRTRTPVESARTLLTNIELLEISREVVDGACALTGELKSLDAIHLASALILHSDADPVTVLTHDARLAEAARARGLAVADPLTP